A region from the Nostoc sp. HK-01 genome encodes:
- a CDS encoding NADH:flavin oxidoreductase/NADH oxidase → MENDIIFKPLQFRNLTVKNRIFRSSISGRWDNYDGSGTQARINWEEKFARGGVGAIITSFVPVAIRGRIMPNYATIHCDERIPFWRKVGEKVHEYDCKLILQLSHSGRQQDIGGVENDGLKALSSTSKTESFHGLLCQAMTLTEIKETIQMFADGARRARLAGLDGIELHSGNGYLFNQFLSSGINDRTDEYGGSLENRARFLLDVIRAIRKEVGEDFHLQFKISAIDYNDAVIPWEKPGNTLEESVQICKWAEEAGADAVHVSVGSLFPHPLNPIGDFNFEVITKTYDTMLSSGNQTIRNYILFRYKLLNPIFKFLWNRVKKQLPPPAFNGNYVSDDEMRKLLIENQGRNLLSSRAIKQAVNIPVLCTGGFQQGSFIRQAIDDGYCDGVTIARQLIANNDLPKQLQQGKDLPDRPCTYCNKCLLNVIENPLGCYELSRFDNDYEAMMAEVMSVFHGDESAKHNTEVPVLHV, encoded by the coding sequence ATGGAAAACGATATTATCTTTAAGCCATTGCAATTTCGGAATCTCACTGTCAAAAACCGGATTTTTCGCTCCAGTATATCCGGGAGGTGGGATAACTATGATGGTTCTGGTACTCAAGCCAGAATTAATTGGGAAGAAAAATTTGCCCGTGGTGGAGTTGGGGCAATTATTACTTCTTTTGTACCAGTAGCGATTCGTGGTCGAATTATGCCTAATTACGCCACAATTCACTGCGATGAACGGATTCCTTTTTGGCGCAAAGTAGGTGAAAAAGTCCATGAATATGACTGTAAATTAATTTTGCAACTCAGCCATTCTGGAAGACAGCAAGACATTGGCGGTGTAGAAAATGACGGTTTAAAAGCCTTAAGTTCTACCAGCAAAACTGAATCATTCCACGGCTTACTTTGCCAAGCGATGACTTTGACAGAGATTAAAGAAACCATCCAAATGTTTGCTGATGGTGCTAGACGGGCGCGTTTAGCTGGTTTAGATGGTATAGAACTACACAGTGGGAACGGTTATTTATTCAATCAATTTCTCAGTTCAGGAATTAACGATCGCACCGACGAATATGGTGGTTCACTAGAAAATCGAGCGCGGTTTTTATTAGATGTAATTCGCGCGATTCGCAAAGAAGTCGGCGAAGACTTCCACCTACAATTTAAAATTAGTGCCATTGATTACAACGATGCGGTAATTCCTTGGGAGAAACCCGGAAATACTTTAGAAGAATCTGTACAGATTTGTAAATGGGCTGAAGAAGCCGGTGCAGATGCAGTCCACGTATCGGTAGGAAGTTTATTTCCTCATCCCCTAAACCCCATTGGAGATTTTAATTTTGAAGTCATTACTAAAACCTATGACACAATGCTCTCCAGCGGTAATCAAACAATTCGCAACTACATCTTATTCCGCTACAAATTGTTGAATCCAATTTTCAAATTCTTATGGAATCGGGTGAAGAAACAACTCCCACCGCCAGCATTTAACGGTAATTATGTCTCTGATGATGAAATGAGAAAACTCTTGATAGAAAACCAAGGGAGAAATTTACTTTCATCACGCGCCATTAAACAAGCCGTCAATATTCCGGTTTTGTGTACTGGTGGTTTTCAACAAGGTTCATTTATTCGCCAAGCCATTGACGACGGCTATTGTGATGGTGTGACAATTGCTCGACAATTGATTGCTAATAACGATTTACCAAAACAATTACAACAAGGCAAAGACTTACCAGATAGACCATGTACCTATTGCAACAAATGCCTACTCAACGTCATTGAAAACCCCTTGGGTTGTTATGAATTAAGTCGCTTTGATAATGACTATGAAGCGATGATGGCAGAAGTTATGTCAGTATTTCATGGCGATGAGTCAGCAAAACATAACACCGAAGTTCCGGTCTTACATGTTTAA
- a CDS encoding antibiotic biosynthesis monooxygenase has product MILEAVMLSVKSGTEQNFETAFQQASPLISSMNGYISHELHQCLEVRGKYLLLVKWETLEAHTIGFRGSPEYQQWKQLLHHFYEPFPTVEHFEPIL; this is encoded by the coding sequence ATGATTCTGGAAGCAGTAATGCTCAGTGTTAAAAGTGGCACTGAGCAAAATTTTGAAACCGCTTTCCAACAAGCCTCGCCTCTAATTTCATCAATGAATGGCTACATATCCCATGAACTTCATCAATGTCTGGAAGTCAGGGGTAAATATTTATTGTTGGTGAAATGGGAAACTTTAGAGGCGCATACAATCGGCTTTAGAGGTTCACCTGAATATCAGCAATGGAAACAACTACTCCACCATTTTTATGAGCCGTTTCCGACGGTTGAACATTTTGAACCTATTTTATAA
- a CDS encoding short-chain dehydrogenase/reductase SDR: MQSDRKKTALITGASGGIGYEFVKLFAQDKYNLVLVARSEQKLHQIAAELRTNFRIDVKVIAKDLANPAAPEEIFAELQQASIKIDVLINNAGFASYGLFNETDLTAELQMLQVNVMCLTHLTKLFLKDMVKQGYGKILNLASTAAFQPGPLMAVYYASKAYVLSFSEAIANELEGTGVSVTALCPGPTESNFQKRAAMEDSKLVSGQKIMDAETVAKIGYEALFDNKTVVVPGLKNKLLTETVRFTPRKLVTKIVRSMQESK, encoded by the coding sequence ATGCAAAGCGATCGCAAAAAAACTGCGCTAATTACTGGTGCATCTGGTGGGATTGGTTATGAATTTGTTAAGTTATTTGCTCAAGATAAATACAATTTGGTATTAGTCGCTAGAAGTGAGCAAAAACTCCATCAAATTGCTGCGGAATTAAGAACTAACTTTAGGATTGATGTCAAAGTTATCGCTAAAGATTTGGCGAATCCTGCTGCGCCAGAAGAAATTTTTGCTGAGTTACAACAAGCTTCTATTAAGATTGATGTTCTGATTAATAATGCGGGATTTGCTAGTTATGGTTTGTTTAACGAAACAGATTTAACTGCGGAATTACAAATGCTGCAAGTTAATGTGATGTGTCTGACTCATTTAACTAAGTTGTTTCTCAAGGATATGGTGAAGCAAGGTTATGGCAAAATTTTGAACTTGGCTTCGACTGCGGCTTTTCAACCAGGCCCGTTAATGGCAGTTTATTATGCGAGTAAGGCTTATGTATTATCATTTTCAGAAGCGATCGCTAATGAATTAGAAGGTACAGGTGTTTCTGTAACTGCGCTTTGTCCAGGGCCGACAGAATCCAATTTCCAAAAACGCGCCGCAATGGAAGACTCAAAACTTGTCAGTGGTCAAAAAATTATGGATGCGGAAACTGTGGCTAAAATCGGTTACGAAGCTTTGTTTGATAACAAAACTGTGGTTGTTCCTGGCTTAAAAAATAAACTACTCACGGAAACTGTTAGATTCACCCCCAGAAAGCTGGTGACTAAAATCGTCAGAAGTATGCAAGAAAGCAAATAG